The window TTTATTTTTTTCATATAAAATGTATTTATTTAATGAAAAAGCAGCTCTTAATAATCGTTTTATCCTATTTCTATGAACCGATTTTTTAAAGTTTTTTTTTTACTAAAGTTCCAATTAAGTTTATGGAGGAATCTTTTTTATCATTTATTTTTTCTAATCTAACAGAAGAAATAGGATGTATAAATAAGTATTTTCCATTTTTTATTACTTCTTCAAATATTTTTTTTCCTTTTATTTTCATATAAAATTTATTCACAATTTTCCATAAACTCTTCTAACTTGGATACCATTCCTATAGGTCCACAAACAAATGGAATTCTTTGATGTAATTTTTTAGGGACTATATCTAAAATCCGATTTTTTCCATCAGAAGCTTTTCCTCCAGCTTGTTCTGCTAAAAAAGCCATAGGATTACATTCATAAAGTAATCTTAATTTTCCTTCTGGAGAAGAAGCTGTTTTAGGATAAATATATATTCCTCCTTGTATCATATTTCTATGAAAGTCTCCTACTAAAGATCCTATATATCTTGCCGTATAAGGACGATTTTCTTTTTTTTCTTGACAATATTTTATAAATTTTCTAATTCCTTCAGAAAATTTAGCATAATTACCTTCATTTATCGAATAAATTTTTTCAGTTTTAGGAAAACAAAGATTAGGATGAGATAAATAAAATGTTCCAAATGAAGGATCTAAAGTAAATCCATGCACTCCATTTCCAGTACTATATACTAATATAGTAGAAGATCCATAAATAATATATCCTGCAAGTATTTGTTTTTTTCCTTTTTGTAAAAAATCTTCTATTGTTAAATTCATTTTAATAGGAGATTTTCTCATATATACAGAAAATATTGTTCCTATTGATACATTCACATCTATATTAGAAGATCCGTCAAGTGGATCTATTAAAACAATATATTGATTTCGTATAGGGTTCTCTTTTTTTCCTTTTATAACTATAAAATCTTTACTCTCTTCAGAGGCTATACCACAAACTACATTTCTACTTTTAAAAGATTGTATAAAAGCTCTATGAGCGAAATCATCTAATTTTTGTTGATTTTCTCCTTGAATATTAGTTATTCCAGAACTACCCATAATTTTTTTTGTTAACCCAGCCTTATTGACTTCTTTATGAATAGCCTTCGAAGCTAATTTTATAGAACTAAATAATCGTAACAATTCTTCTATTGAATATGAAAAATGATCTATATTATTTATAACAAATTCTCCTAATGTATACATGTATAATAAAATACCACACTTTTTTTTTATATAAAGATCAGATTTTTTTTCAAAAGAATAATAATGTCTATATTATTTAAAATTATTTTAATTTTTTATATTTTTTTTAATGAAAATTATCCAAATATCATTGATATTATTATGGAGGATGTGGTTTTTTCTTATTAATATATTTTTAATTCCCTTATGGGCAGGAGCTTCTATTCCATTTCTTTTTAAAGATAAATATTATCCCATTGCGTATTGGTTTCACCAAATGTGGGCTAGAAGTAATCTTTTTCTCATGGGTTTTTGGTATATTTTAGAAAAAGATGAAGAAATTTTAGATAAAAATAAACAATACGTGATAATCAGTAATCATAGTTCTATCATGGATATTATGTTGATTTATTCTTTAATGAGAAACCATCCTCTAGTTTTTGTAGGAAAAGCAGAGTTAGCTAAACTTCCATTTTTTGGTTTTGTTTACAAAAACAGTAATATTCTTATTGAAAGAAAAAATTTATTTAGTTGTATACAAGTATTTAAAAAAATACAGGATAAAGTAGATTCTGGAAAAAGTGTTTGTATTTTTCCAGAAGGAGGAGTTCCTAACCCATCTGTTTTTTTGGATCATTTTAAAAGTGGAGCTTTTTTTATAGCTATTATAAAAAAAATCCCCATCATTCCCTTTACTATAGCTGATATAAAAACAAAATTTCCAAGTTATTCTATTTTAAAAGGAATTCCAGGTAAAATAAGAATTAAACAACATCATTCTATATCAACCAAAAACTTATCCTTAAAAGATAAGAATGATTTAAAAGATCAATGTTTTAATTTGATTAAATATCAATTAGAAAAATTTGAAAGTGAAAAAGTAAATAATTAAAAAATTAATAATAATTATTTTTGACGTGAATAAAAAAATTCATATTTATACTGACGGTTCATCAAAAGGTAATCCTGGTCCAGGAGGATATGGAGTTTTTATAGAAGAAATGCTTATTGGGCATTATTATAATAGAAAAATTCTTTATGAAGGATATCGTTATACAACTAATAATCGAATGGAACTATTAGCAGTTATAGTTGGATTAGAAGAAATAGAAAAAAAAAAGCAAAACATTGTTGTTTTTACAGATTCTAAATATATAGTCAGTACAATTCAAAATAACTGGATAAAAAAATGGGAAAAAAATAATTTTTATAAAAAAAAAAATATAGATTTATGGAAAAGATTTTTAGAAATATTCCATAAACATTTTATTATATTTCAATGGATAAAAAGCCATAATAATCATTATATTAATGATTATTGCGATCGATTATCTACAAAAGCTTCTAAAAAAAAAATCTTAAAATAGATTACGTGTATGAAAAAAAAAATAATTTCACATAAAATAATTTTTTTGTCTAATAATTTCATATATGATAACAGACATGGCATTGCTTACATTTAATGAATCTATGTTTCCAAACATAGGAATGTTTATAATTTTGTTCGCTTTTTCAAACCAAATATTGGATACTCCTTTATTTTCAGAACCGAAAACAATAGCTAACTTAGAAAAGTTCAATTTAGTTTGATATAAATTCATAGTATTTTCATGTTTATGAAATCCTGTTACTACAATTTTTATTTTATTTTCTTGCAACCAAGAGAGAATTGATTCTTTTTTTTCTATAAAAATGTTGTTTGTAAAAACACTTCCTAAACTACATCTTATGATGTTAGAATTATAAATATAAGTTTTCATATTACATAATATAATAATTTGAATACCAGCAGCATCCGCTGTTCTTAACATTGAACCAATATTTCCAGGTTTTTCTATACCATCTAATATTAGGATTAAAGAATGATTATTTATTTTAATATTTTTCAGTTTATTCATAGATTTTTCTATGAATAGAGCTAAAATTCCACCAGAATTATCTCTATATGCTAATTTTTTAAAAATTTTTATGCTAATAAAACAAGTAATAGAATGAAATAATTGAATCATATTATATTCATGAAATATTTTTTCACATATAAATATTTTTTTTGGAAAAAAATTTCCTTCTATAGCCATTTCAAATTCTTTTATTCCTTCAACAAGGAACATATTTATGTAATTTTTTTTTTTATAAATTTTTATTAAATTTTTAATTTCTGTATTTTGTAAACTATGTATTTTTTTCATATATGGATAATTAAAATACGATGGATATAACTTATATGAAGTTAGCTGTAGAACAGTCAAAATTATCTTTTTGTAAAAAAAAAAAGTAGGAGCTATTATAGTTAAAAATAATAAAATCATATCTAATGGATATAACCAAACTCCAAATGGATTTGATAACATATGTGAAGAAAAAAATGGAAAAACGAAATGGTATGTAATACATGCAGAAGAAAATGCTATATTAAAAATGACTTATTCTTCTTTATCTTGTGAAGGAGCTTCTATATACATTACACACTTTCCATGTAAAGAATGTTGTAAATTAATTTTTCAATCTAAGATTAAAAGAATTATATATTTATATAAAAAAAAAAAAAATAATGATTGCCTAATTTTTTTAAAAAAACTAAAAATAATAATAAATAAATTATATTATTTTTAATAAACCCAGGTGGCGAAATAGGTAGACGCGCTGGACTCAAAATCCAGTGATTATAATATCATGCGGGTTCGACCCCCGCCTTGGGTATTTTATTAGAATAAAAAATATCTTTGAGAAAGTGGCAACATATCAGAAGGATTAGAAATTATTTTTTCCCCATTTATATAAACATTATAAGTTTTTGGATCTATTTCTATATTTGGGGTCACTCCATTTAATATCATATCTTTTTTAGATAAAAAACGACATCCTTTTACTATTTTTATTTGTTTTTTTATTTCATTTTTTTCAAAAAAACCATAATTTACAGCATGTGTTGAAATAAAAATACTGCTTAATTTTGGTTCAAAAAAACCAAACATTTTACGATACATAAATGGTTGAGGGGTAGGAATGGTAGCGTTTGGATCTCCCATACTAGCATATACAATCATTCCACTTTTTATGACTGATTCTGGTTTTACTCCAAAAAAAGATGGTTTCCATAATACTAAATCGGCCATTTTTCCAACATGAATAGATCCAACATATTCTGATATACCATGAGTAATAGATGGGTTTATCGTATATTTAGAAATATATCTTTTAACTCTAAAATTATCATTATTTGTATTTTTTTCCTCTTCATTAATAGATCCTCTTTGTTTTTTCATTTTATCAGCTGTTTGCCATGTTCGTTTCACTATTTCTCCTATTCTCCCCATTGCTTGAGAATCAGAACTAATCATACTAATAGCTCCCATATCATGCAAAATTCCTTCTGCACTAATTGTTTCAGATCTTATACGTGATTTAGCAAAGGCTATATCTTCTGGTAGGTTAGAATCTAAATGGTGGCAAATCATTAACATATCTAAATGTTCATCTATGGTATTACAAGTATAAGGCATTGTAGGACTTGTAGATGAAGGTAAAATATTGGAAAAAGAAATAACTTTTAATAAATCAGGAGCATGACCTCCTCCTGCCCCTTCTGTATGATAAGTATGAATAGTGCGACCTTTGAATGTTTTTAAAGTATCTTCCACATAACCAGATTCATTTAGTGAATCTGTATGAATATTGACTTGTACATCTAATTTTTCAGAAACACTCAAACATTGGTCTATAACATAAGGTGTACTTCCCCAATCTTCATGTATTTTTAAACCACCTGCCCCAGCTCTTATTTGTTCAATTAAAGCTTCAGGATGAGAACTATTTCCACTTGCAAGAAAAATTAAATTTATAGGAACATGATCGGTACTTTTTAACATTCTTTGAATATTCCATACCCCTGAAGTGCAATTGGTAGCTATTGTTCCAGTAGCAGGGCCAGATCCCCCTCCAATAATAGTAGTAGTTCCATTTTCCAAGGCAACTTCAAATAATTGTGGGCATATGTAGTGAACATGGCTATCTACACTTCCAGCTGTAACAATTTTATTTTCTGAAGAAATAACTTCTGTTCCAGCTCCAATATACATATTTGGCATAACTCCATCCATAAAATATGGATTTCCTGCCTTTCCTATTCCAACAATAATTCCATTTTTTATTCCAATATCCGCTTTTATAATTCCCCAATGGTCAATAATAATTGCATTAGTTAACACTAAATCTAAAATACCTTCATTGCTTGTCGCAAATGGATGTTGCCCCATCCCATCTCTAATAACTTTTCCTCCTCCAAAAACACATTCATCTCCATAAATAGTATAATCTTTTTCAATTTCAATCCATAAAGATGTATCACCCAAACGAATTTTATCTCCTTTAGTAGGTCCATACATACTTGCATAAGATTCTCTATTTATTTTTTTCATATTGTTGTATTTTCTTTTCCTGAAAATCCATAAATTTTTTTGTTTCCTCCTATTTCTACTAAAATAATTTCCTTCGTTTCTCCTGGTTCAAAACGAACAGATCTTCCAGAAGGAATATCTAATCGGTATCCTTTAGTTCCTTCTCTATCAAAAAAAAGTGCAGAATTTGTTTCATAAAAATGAAAATGTGATCCAACTTGAATAGGACGAGTCCCAGTATTGGATACTATTCTTTCTATACGAGATCTACCAGATAATAAAACAATATCTTCTTCAAGAAGATCATATTGTCCTGGAATTATATTAGAATTTTCTTTTTTATTTTTTTTAATAGGATTATGTATTGTTACTAATTTTGTCCCATCGGGAAAAGTTGCTTCTATTTGAACATTATTCAGTAATTCATATACTCCATCCATGACTTGTTCATCGTTCAAAATATTACCAGCTTCATACATAAGTTCTTTTACGGTTTTTCCATCACGTGCTCCTTCCATTACATAATGAGTTATTAAAGCTACAGATTCAGGATAATTTAATTTTAATCCTCTTTTTAAACGTTTTTTAGCTAATTCTCCAGCCATGTGCAGAAGAATTTTTTCCTTTTCATAATAAGTTAAATGCATATTAAGTTATTTTGATTCATAAACATAATATTGTTGCAAACAAAAGTTCTATTTTTTAAAGTTATGAAATATTAGAATAATTTACTACAGTAAAAAAAACAGTCTCTATAAATTATCATTATTTTTGTTATCATCAAATAATGGAAAAATTATTTTAATGTTTAAAAAAAAATAATTAAAAAATGCAAGTTTTAAAATTTGGGGGAAGTTCCGTCGCACATTCTAATGCCATTAAACGTATTTGTTCTTTATTAAGAAATAAACCAAAAGAAAGATACGCTATTGTTGTCTCCGCATTAGGAAATATTACGGACCAGTTAATACAATGTGGTCAATTAGCTTCTGAAAGGAATAATATTTATAAAAATATATTAGAAGAAATAGAAATTCGTCATCTAAATATCATAAGAGAATTGTTCCCAATTAACTATCAAAGTCATTTAATTAGTTGGATTAAAAAAAATATAAACGATTTAGAAAGTTTATGTGATGGTATTTTTCAAGTAGAAGAACTTTCAAAACGTTCTTTAGATAAAATCATGAGTTTTGGAGAACTAAGTTCTTCTTTTCTCATTGCAGAAAAATTAAAACAATCTGGATTAGATGCAATTTGTAAAGATAGTAGAGATTTAATTATTACCGATTCTCAATTTGGATGTGCGCAAGTAGATTTTATTATAAGCAATCATCATATTGCTCAATTTTTTCGTGAAAAAACATATGAATATGTTATTTTACCAGGTTTTATAGGTTCTACTTTGGAAAAAGAGACTACTACTCTAGGAAGAGGAGGTTCTGATTATACTGCTGCTATTTTAGCTGCAGCTATATCTGCCAGTTTACTTGAAATATGGACAGATGTAAGTGGAATGATGACGGCTAATCCAAAAATTGTTAATCAAGCTTTTCCTATTAAAGAAATTTCTTATGAAGAGGCTATGGAATTATCGCATTTTGGAGCAAAAGTAATTTATCCACCTACAATACTACCTGCTATGAAAAAACATATTCCCATACAAATTAAAAATACTTTTTCTCCTTTAGATCCAGGAACTTTAATTTATATTAGTAAAAACACAAATATTAGTCAACCTGTTACAGGAATCTCTGGAATTCAAAATATGGCATTACTTACTCTTGAAGGAAGTGGAATGGTAGGAATTCCAGGATATTCTAAACGTTTATTCGAAGCTTTATCACGTGAAAAAATAAATGTAATATTTATAACTCAAAGTTCTTCAGAACATTCAATAACTACAGGAATTCATGAAATGGATATAATTAAAGCAAAAGTTGTAATAGATAGTGAATTTGCTCAAGAAATACATCAAAGACGTATTGATCCATTAAGAATAGAAAAAAATCTTTGCATTATTGCAGTAGTAGGAGATAATATGAAAAATCTACATGGAACTAGTGGAAAAATGTTTTCTTCTTTAGGAAGAAATAGTATTAATGTTAGAGCCATTGCGCAAGGTTCTACTGAAAAAAATATATCAGCTGTTATTAGAAAAGCAGATTTAAAAAAAGCATTAAATACCTTACATGAAGCTTTTTTTGAAAGTCCACCAAAACAAATTAATCTTTTCATTTGTGGAGTTGGAAAAGTAGGTAGTAAATTGCTAGAACAGATAGATCAACAACAAAATTATTTATTAGAAGAATTAAAGCTTCAAGTTAGAGTCATTGGATTAGCTAATAGCAAAAAAATGTATTTTAATGATCATGGAATAAATTTAGATCATTGGAAAAACCTTCTTAAACAAGAAGGACATAAAATGAACATATATTCTTTTATGGAAAAAGTATGGAAATTTAATTTTCGAAATAGTTTATTTGTTGATAATACAGCTAGTGAAGATATGGCGATGATTTATGATAAATTTTTGAAAAATGGAATTGGAGTCATTACCTGTAATAAAATAGCTTGTTCTTCTGATTATGATCATTATAAAAGATTAAAAACACTTTCTAGGCATTTCAAAGCTCCATTTTTATTTGAAACTAATGTAGGAGCTAGTCTTCCAGTGATTAGTACCCTAAATGATCTTATAAATAGTGGAGATAAAATAAATAAAATAGAAGCTGTATTATCAGGAAGTTTAAATTTTATATTTAATCATTTTATAGGAGAAAAATCCTTTTTAGAAGTAGTAAAAGAAGCTCAATTAAAAGGATATACAGAACCTGATCCTCGCATTGATTTAAGCGGATTAGATGTTATGCGAAAAATACTTATTTTAGCGAGAGAATGTGGATATGCGTTAGAACTTAGTGATATTCATCAGAAATCATTTCTTCCTGAAACTTGTTTAAATTCTACTTCTATAGATAATTTTTATCAAGAATTACATAAATATAGAGATTATTTTTTTAATATAAGAAATAAAGCAGAAAAAGATAAAAAACGTTTACGTTTTATTGCACGTTATGAAAATGGATTTCCTTCTGTTGGATTAGAATCTGTAAAACAAAGTCATCCATTTTTTCAATTAGAAGGAAAGGATAATATGGTTTTGTATAATACATATCGTTATGCAGAACAACCTCTTATTATAAAAGGAGCAGGTGCTGGAGCAGAAGTTACGGCATCTGGAGTTTTTTCAGATATTATTAAAGCTACTAAATAAAAATCATGAAGGGGATAAAAATATTTTCACCAGCTACCGTAGCTAATTTAGCTTGTGGGTTTGATGTTATTGGATTAGCTTTGGATTTTCCAAAAGATGAAATTTTTTTATATAAATCTAATAAACCAGGAATACGGATCAATAAAATACATGGAACATCATTACCTAATGATCCAAAAAAAAATGTAGCTTTTGTAGCCTTACAGTTTTTTTTAAAAAAATTTCAACAAAAGTTTGAAAATGAAAAAAAAATAGGATTTGAAATAGAATTAATTAAAAATATACATCCTGGAAGTGGAATAGGATCTAGTGCAGCTAGTGCAGCTGGAGTAGTTTATGGAGCAAATATTTTATTAGGAAATCCTTTTACTAACATACAGTTAATACGTTTTGCTATGGAAGGAGAACGCGTAGCAAGTGGAACAGCTCATGCGGATAATGTAGCTCCTGCTATTATGGGAGGGGTAACCTTAGTTAGAAGCTACAAACCTTTGGATATTACAAAATTACATACTCCAAATAAATTATGGGTGAGCATAATACATCCACAAATTGAAATAAAAACATCAGATGCTAGAGAAATATTAAAACAAAAAATATTAATGACTGATGCGATTATACAATGGGGAAATATAGGCGCATTAGTAGCAGGTTTATATCAAGAAGATTATGGGTTAATAAGCCGATCTCTAGAAGATGTTATTGTTGAACCTATACGATCAATGCTTATTCCAGCATTTTATGAATTAAAAATGAAATGTAAAGAAATAGGAGCTTTAGGTGGAGGTATATCTGGATCAGGTCCTTCGGTATTTATGTTAAGCAAAGGAACTCATATAGCAAAAAAAGTTACTGAAGTGATGAATCATGTTTATTCTCCATTAAAAGTAGATTATAAAACTTATACTTCTCCTATTAATCAACAAGGAGTTCAGTGGGCTAAAATTCTTTAAAGAATTAAAAATAATTTTTGATGTTGTATCATAGTTTAAAAAATCATAAAAATTTAGTTTCTTTTGAGTATGCTGTTTTAAAAGGGTTAGCACCAGATGGAGAATTATACATACCTGAACATATTCCTAAACTAAAACCTGAATTTTTTCAAAAACTTAAAAAAAGTGATATTTATACAATTGCATTGTCTATTATAAAACCTTATATAGGAAAATCCATTCCAGAAGAATTGATATATAATATCATTCATGAAACTTTGAATTTCCCTTTTCCATTACAAAAAATTCATGATAATATTCACGTATTAGAGCTATTTCATGGACCTACTTTAGCTTTTAAAGATGTAGGAGCTAAATTTATGGCAGGATGTTTAAGTTTTTTTTCCAAAAAAAAAGGAAATGATGTAACAGTTTTAGTAGCTACTTCAGGAGATACTGGAGGTGCTGTAGCTAAAGGATTTCATAAAAAACCTGGAATAGAAGTTATAATTTTATATCCTTATAATGGTATAAGTTCTTTACAAGAAAAACAAATTGCTTCCTTAGGAGATAATATATTCGCTTTAGAAATTCATGGAAGTTTTGATGATTGTCAAAATATGGTTAAAAACGCCTTTTTAGATAAAGAAATACAAAAAAAATATATATTAACTTCTGCTAATTCTATTAATATAGCTAGATGGCTACCTCAAATGTTTTATTATTTTTTAGCTTATAGACAAATAATAGAAGATTCTATAGAATTAATTTTTTCAGTTCCTAGTGGAAATTTTGGAAACATTTGTGCAGGAATGATGGCTGATAAAATGGGTTTACCCATAAAATTTTTTATTGCTTCCACAAATATTAATGACACCATTCCTAGATTTTTAAAATATGAAAAATATAATCCTATTTCAGTAAAAAAAACGATATCAAATGCTATGGATATATCTAATCCAAGTAATTTTTCTAGAATATGGGATTTTTTATATAAAAAAAATATACATCAATTAAGAAAAAAACTATATTCCTATAAATTTACGGATGAAGAAACATTAGCTATTATAGAAATGGTATGGAAAGAGCATAAATATATGCTAGATCCTCATGGAGCTATTGGTTATTTGGGACTAAGACAATACTTACATAAAAGTAAAAATACTTCAAATACAGCTATTTTTTTAGAAACGGCACACCCTATTAAATTTTTAGATCATATGCCGTATTTTTTACGAAAAAAAATTTTTTTTCCTAAAAAATTGAAAGTTTTTTTAAAAAAAAAGAAAAAAATAAAAAAAACATCCCTATCCAATGATTTTAATGTTTTTAAAAATTGGTTATTAAAAAGGAAGTAAAATTAAATAGCTACGTCTCCTTTAATATGAGGAAAAGGATTATAATTTTTTAATTTAAAATCTTCAAACCCAAATTCAAAAATGTTTTGGACATCAGAATTCAATATAATTTTTGGAAGGGGCTTTGGAGTTCTTTTCAATTGCATTTTTACTTGTTCTATATGATTATTATAAATATGAGCATCCCCTATAGTGTGTATAAATTCTTTCTCTTTTAAATTTAGAATTTTAGCAAGCATAGTAAGTAATAATGCGTAAGAAGCTATATTAAAAGGTAATCCAAGAAAAATATCTGCACTTCTCTGATATAAAAGTAATGATAATTTTTTTTTAAATACATATAATTGAAATAACAAATGACAGGGTGGTAATGCCATATTTTTAATCATTCCTACATTCCAAGAAGAAACAACTAAACGCCTAGAATTTGGATTAAATTTTATTTTTTTTATAAGATTAACTATTTGATCAATAAAATGTCCATCATAGGTTGGCCATTTTCTCCATTGTAATCCATAAATTGGACCCAATTCCCCTTGTTCATTAGCCCATTCATCCCAAATAGTTACTTTATTATTTTTTAAATATTGGATGTTAGTATCTCCTTTTAAAAACCATAATAATTCATAAATAATTGATCGTACATTTAATTTTTTAGTAGTTAAAAGAGGAAAGCCTTTTTCCAAATCAAATCTCATTTGAGATCCAAATATACTTATTGTACCTATACCAGTACGATCTTTTTTTTTAATTCCGTTTTTTAATACATTTTTTAATAGATTTAAGTATTGTTTCATAATGAGTAGTTTATTTTTTAATTTAATTTAAAGAGTATTTTTGCATAAAAAAAACAGAACTATGAATCAAAAGTTTCTCTTCTTTTCTACAAGAAGCGGGTTCAAATTATCTAATAATATAGCTTATTATTATGGGACTTTTCTTGGTAAAGTAAGATTTTTAGAATTCAGTGATGGGGAATATACTCCATGTTTTGAACAATCTGTTCGTGGATCTCAAGTATTTTTGATTGGTTCTACTTTTCCTCCAGTAGACAATTTAATGGAATTATTATTGATGTGCGATGCTGCACGTAGAGCTTCTGCTCATAATATAACACTTGTTATTCCATACTTTGGATGGGCTAGACAAGATCATAAAGATAAACCTAGAACTCCTATTGCTGCAAAACTTGTAGCAAATTTAATGGTCGCTTCAGGAGCGACTAGAGTCATGACTATGGATTTACATGCAGATCAAATTCAGGGATTTTTTGATATACCTGTAGATCATTTGTATGCATCTAGGATATTTATTGATTACATTAAAAAATTAAAGATTGATCAATTAACTATTGCTTCTCCAGATATGGGAGGAGCTAAAAGAGCTAGAAGTTATGCTGG of the Blattabacterium cuenoti genome contains:
- a CDS encoding lysophospholipid acyltransferase family protein → MKIIQISLILLWRMWFFLINIFLIPLWAGASIPFLFKDKYYPIAYWFHQMWARSNLFLMGFWYILEKDEEILDKNKQYVIISNHSSIMDIMLIYSLMRNHPLVFVGKAELAKLPFFGFVYKNSNILIERKNLFSCIQVFKKIQDKVDSGKSVCIFPEGGVPNPSVFLDHFKSGAFFIAIIKKIPIIPFTIADIKTKFPSYSILKGIPGKIRIKQHHSISTKNLSLKDKNDLKDQCFNLIKYQLEKFESEKVNN
- a CDS encoding urease subunit gamma, encoding MHLTYYEKEKILLHMAGELAKKRLKRGLKLNYPESVALITHYVMEGARDGKTVKELMYEAGNILNDEQVMDGVYELLNNVQIEATFPDGTKLVTIHNPIKKNKKENSNIIPGQYDLLEEDIVLLSGRSRIERIVSNTGTRPIQVGSHFHFYETNSALFFDREGTKGYRLDIPSGRSVRFEPGETKEIILVEIGGNKKIYGFSGKENTTI
- the ureC gene encoding urease subunit alpha → MKKINRESYASMYGPTKGDKIRLGDTSLWIEIEKDYTIYGDECVFGGGKVIRDGMGQHPFATSNEGILDLVLTNAIIIDHWGIIKADIGIKNGIIVGIGKAGNPYFMDGVMPNMYIGAGTEVISSENKIVTAGSVDSHVHYICPQLFEVALENGTTTIIGGGSGPATGTIATNCTSGVWNIQRMLKSTDHVPINLIFLASGNSSHPEALIEQIRAGAGGLKIHEDWGSTPYVIDQCLSVSEKLDVQVNIHTDSLNESGYVEDTLKTFKGRTIHTYHTEGAGGGHAPDLLKVISFSNILPSSTSPTMPYTCNTIDEHLDMLMICHHLDSNLPEDIAFAKSRIRSETISAEGILHDMGAISMISSDSQAMGRIGEIVKRTWQTADKMKKQRGSINEEEKNTNNDNFRVKRYISKYTINPSITHGISEYVGSIHVGKMADLVLWKPSFFGVKPESVIKSGMIVYASMGDPNATIPTPQPFMYRKMFGFFEPKLSSIFISTHAVNYGFFEKNEIKKQIKIVKGCRFLSKKDMILNGVTPNIEIDPKTYNVYINGEKIISNPSDMLPLSQRYFLF
- the fbp gene encoding class 1 fructose-bisphosphatase, encoding MYTLGEFVINNIDHFSYSIEELLRLFSSIKLASKAIHKEVNKAGLTKKIMGSSGITNIQGENQQKLDDFAHRAFIQSFKSRNVVCGIASEESKDFIVIKGKKENPIRNQYIVLIDPLDGSSNIDVNVSIGTIFSVYMRKSPIKMNLTIEDFLQKGKKQILAGYIIYGSSTILVYSTGNGVHGFTLDPSFGTFYLSHPNLCFPKTEKIYSINEGNYAKFSEGIRKFIKYCQEKKENRPYTARYIGSLVGDFHRNMIQGGIYIYPKTASSPEGKLRLLYECNPMAFLAEQAGGKASDGKNRILDIVPKKLHQRIPFVCGPIGMVSKLEEFMENCE
- a CDS encoding TrmH family RNA methyltransferase codes for the protein MLSNPFGVWLYPLDMILLFLTIIAPTFFFYKKIILTVLQLTSYKLYPSYFNYPYMKKIHSLQNTEIKNLIKIYKKKNYINMFLVEGIKEFEMAIEGNFFPKKIFICEKIFHEYNMIQLFHSITCFISIKIFKKLAYRDNSGGILALFIEKSMNKLKNIKINNHSLILILDGIEKPGNIGSMLRTADAAGIQIIILCNMKTYIYNSNIIRCSLGSVFTNNIFIEKKESILSWLQENKIKIVVTGFHKHENTMNLYQTKLNFSKLAIVFGSENKGVSNIWFEKANKIINIPMFGNIDSLNVSNAMSVIIYEIIRQKNYFM
- a CDS encoding deaminase produces the protein MSNGYNQTPNGFDNICEEKNGKTKWYVIHAEENAILKMTYSSLSCEGASIYITHFPCKECCKLIFQSKIKRIIYLYKKKKNNDCLIFLKKLKIIINKLYYF
- the thrA gene encoding bifunctional aspartate kinase/homoserine dehydrogenase I, giving the protein MQVLKFGGSSVAHSNAIKRICSLLRNKPKERYAIVVSALGNITDQLIQCGQLASERNNIYKNILEEIEIRHLNIIRELFPINYQSHLISWIKKNINDLESLCDGIFQVEELSKRSLDKIMSFGELSSSFLIAEKLKQSGLDAICKDSRDLIITDSQFGCAQVDFIISNHHIAQFFREKTYEYVILPGFIGSTLEKETTTLGRGGSDYTAAILAAAISASLLEIWTDVSGMMTANPKIVNQAFPIKEISYEEAMELSHFGAKVIYPPTILPAMKKHIPIQIKNTFSPLDPGTLIYISKNTNISQPVTGISGIQNMALLTLEGSGMVGIPGYSKRLFEALSREKINVIFITQSSSEHSITTGIHEMDIIKAKVVIDSEFAQEIHQRRIDPLRIEKNLCIIAVVGDNMKNLHGTSGKMFSSLGRNSINVRAIAQGSTEKNISAVIRKADLKKALNTLHEAFFESPPKQINLFICGVGKVGSKLLEQIDQQQNYLLEELKLQVRVIGLANSKKMYFNDHGINLDHWKNLLKQEGHKMNIYSFMEKVWKFNFRNSLFVDNTASEDMAMIYDKFLKNGIGVITCNKIACSSDYDHYKRLKTLSRHFKAPFLFETNVGASLPVISTLNDLINSGDKINKIEAVLSGSLNFIFNHFIGEKSFLEVVKEAQLKGYTEPDPRIDLSGLDVMRKILILARECGYALELSDIHQKSFLPETCLNSTSIDNFYQELHKYRDYFFNIRNKAEKDKKRLRFIARYENGFPSVGLESVKQSHPFFQLEGKDNMVLYNTYRYAEQPLIIKGAGAGAEVTASGVFSDIIKATK
- a CDS encoding homoserine kinase; its protein translation is MKGIKIFSPATVANLACGFDVIGLALDFPKDEIFLYKSNKPGIRINKIHGTSLPNDPKKNVAFVALQFFLKKFQQKFENEKKIGFEIELIKNIHPGSGIGSSAASAAGVVYGANILLGNPFTNIQLIRFAMEGERVASGTAHADNVAPAIMGGVTLVRSYKPLDITKLHTPNKLWVSIIHPQIEIKTSDAREILKQKILMTDAIIQWGNIGALVAGLYQEDYGLISRSLEDVIVEPIRSMLIPAFYELKMKCKEIGALGGGISGSGPSVFMLSKGTHIAKKVTEVMNHVYSPLKVDYKTYTSPINQQGVQWAKIL